One region of Coriobacteriia bacterium genomic DNA includes:
- the miaA gene encoding tRNA (adenosine(37)-N6)-dimethylallyltransferase MiaA, translating into MSEHPSDTSTLRVLAVVGPTCVGKSDVAERLALADDGEIVSADAMQVYRGMDIGTAKPSLTKRMVPYHCVDLVDPGTPYSAALFQRDAREAIAGCAARGRLPIVCGGTGLYVRAALDPLSFPPPAERDADTTRERYGALAAELGPQGLHALLADRDPKSAALIHPNNVRRVLRALEMADEGVSYATQACGFSERTSIFAAAFLGLTMERRALYERIDRRVDSMMAAGLLAEVELLVRSGFREALTAAQAIGYKEFVPVLDGALSVDEAVASVKMATRRYAKRQLTWFRADERIRWVDVTDLSPAETLAAAQEALR; encoded by the coding sequence GTGAGCGAACACCCCTCAGACACCTCAACCCTGCGCGTCCTGGCCGTGGTCGGACCAACATGCGTAGGGAAGTCCGACGTCGCGGAGCGCCTCGCACTGGCCGACGACGGCGAGATCGTATCGGCCGATGCCATGCAGGTGTACCGGGGGATGGACATCGGGACGGCGAAGCCGAGCCTGACTAAGCGGATGGTGCCGTACCACTGTGTCGACCTGGTCGACCCCGGCACCCCGTACTCCGCTGCTCTCTTCCAGCGAGACGCACGCGAGGCCATCGCCGGCTGTGCTGCGCGCGGTCGACTGCCTATCGTGTGCGGCGGCACAGGACTCTACGTGAGAGCCGCACTCGATCCACTTTCGTTCCCGCCGCCGGCTGAACGGGATGCTGACACGACGCGCGAACGCTATGGGGCCCTGGCGGCTGAGTTGGGCCCGCAGGGCCTCCATGCACTGCTTGCCGACCGCGACCCCAAAAGCGCTGCCCTCATCCACCCGAACAACGTGCGTCGGGTCCTGCGCGCCCTCGAGATGGCGGACGAGGGGGTCTCTTACGCAACACAGGCGTGTGGGTTCTCAGAGCGCACAAGCATCTTCGCTGCGGCGTTTCTCGGATTGACCATGGAACGCCGGGCACTCTATGAGCGCATCGACAGGCGGGTGGACTCGATGATGGCAGCCGGACTGCTAGCCGAAGTCGAGCTGCTTGTGCGCTCGGGGTTTCGCGAGGCGCTCACCGCCGCGCAGGCAATCGGCTACAAGGAGTTCGTACCGGTCCTCGATGGCGCCCTCTCGGTCGATGAGGCCGTCGCTTCGGTCAAGATGGCCACACGTCGCTACGCTAAGCGTCAACTCACCTGGTTCCGCGCGGACGAACGCATACGATGGGTGGATGTGACCGATCTTTCACCTGCCGAAACGCTCGCTGCGGCCCAAGAGGCGCTAAGATGA
- the lexA gene encoding transcriptional repressor LexA — translation MSRETALAYQRELTKRQQQILDFIRAEIHRKGYPPSVREIGDAVGLSSSSTVHSHLSALESKGFIRRDPSKPRALEVFDFRDTDSAIDFGQVHAVPIVGQVAAGQPILASENIEGTLPLPAEFSGERTFILKVRGDSMIEAGILNGDFVVVKQQETASNGEIVVAMVADEFSGEPEATVKTFFREADRIRLQPENSAMEPIYVRDVVILGKVVALFRRI, via the coding sequence ATGTCGAGGGAGACCGCATTGGCTTACCAGCGGGAACTGACCAAGCGCCAGCAGCAGATCTTGGACTTCATCCGCGCGGAGATTCATCGCAAAGGGTATCCGCCGAGCGTGAGAGAGATCGGAGATGCTGTCGGACTATCGTCCTCGTCGACGGTGCATTCGCATCTTTCTGCGCTCGAATCGAAGGGGTTCATCCGCCGCGATCCATCGAAGCCGCGGGCCTTGGAGGTCTTTGACTTCCGCGACACCGATTCGGCGATCGATTTCGGCCAGGTCCACGCGGTGCCGATCGTAGGCCAGGTCGCCGCCGGTCAGCCGATTCTCGCATCCGAGAACATCGAGGGCACGCTCCCCCTTCCGGCTGAGTTCTCAGGCGAGCGGACGTTCATACTGAAGGTCCGCGGTGACTCGATGATCGAGGCCGGTATCCTCAACGGGGACTTCGTCGTGGTGAAGCAGCAGGAGACCGCCTCCAACGGCGAGATCGTCGTCGCCATGGTTGCCGACGAGTTCTCTGGAGAGCCGGAGGCCACGGTCAAGACATTCTTCCGCGAGGCAGACCGTATCCGGCTTCAGCCCGAGAACTCGGCTATGGAGCCGATCTACGTTCGTGACGTGGTGATCCTCGGAAAGGTCGTCGCGCTGTTTCGGAGGATCTAG
- a CDS encoding LL-diaminopimelate aminotransferase codes for MRTATRIANLPPYLFAEIDRKKEEKQAQGVDVISLGIGDPDMPTPNRIVDAMAQAIRNPGNHQYPSYYGSKPYREACAEWVRRRFAIELDPATEVLALIGSKEGIAHLFPAFVDPGDYTLVPGVGYPVYHTGGILSGGLTHWMPMSDSNDWLADFESTPADVLAKTKMMFLSYPNNPSSAIAPVEYFDKAIAFAREHDILLVHDNAYSEIGFDGYKPPSLLERPGARDVAIELFSCSKAYNMTGWRAAFAAGNPDAIKALGTVKSNIDSGIFTAVQDAAIEAMLGPQDDVVEMSKLYQRRRDLVMDALDSIGLSARTPKGTIYVWARIPEGTTSAEYAGRVLDEAGVIVAPGSAYGPDGEGYIRISLATPDDRLVEALERIKTSL; via the coding sequence TTGAGGACCGCCACGCGCATCGCGAATCTGCCCCCGTACCTCTTCGCCGAGATCGACCGCAAGAAGGAGGAGAAGCAGGCGCAGGGTGTGGACGTGATCTCTCTGGGCATCGGTGACCCCGACATGCCGACGCCTAACCGCATCGTCGATGCGATGGCGCAGGCCATACGGAACCCCGGCAACCACCAGTATCCGAGCTACTACGGCTCCAAGCCCTACCGTGAGGCGTGCGCTGAGTGGGTGCGGCGGCGCTTCGCGATCGAGCTCGATCCCGCCACCGAGGTTCTCGCTCTCATCGGTAGCAAGGAGGGCATCGCCCACCTGTTCCCGGCGTTCGTCGATCCGGGCGACTACACGCTCGTGCCCGGCGTCGGCTACCCCGTGTATCACACCGGAGGCATCCTCTCTGGCGGACTGACCCACTGGATGCCGATGAGTGACAGCAACGACTGGCTGGCCGACTTCGAGTCCACGCCCGCAGACGTGCTAGCCAAGACGAAGATGATGTTCCTGAGCTACCCCAACAATCCGTCGTCAGCCATCGCGCCGGTCGAATACTTCGACAAGGCGATCGCATTCGCCCGCGAGCACGACATTCTGCTCGTGCACGACAACGCGTACTCGGAGATCGGCTTTGACGGCTACAAGCCGCCAAGCCTACTGGAGCGCCCGGGCGCGCGCGATGTCGCGATCGAACTGTTCAGCTGCTCGAAGGCGTACAACATGACCGGCTGGCGAGCGGCGTTCGCGGCAGGCAATCCCGATGCGATCAAGGCACTTGGAACGGTCAAGTCCAATATCGACTCCGGCATATTCACGGCCGTCCAGGACGCCGCGATAGAGGCCATGCTCGGCCCACAGGACGACGTCGTCGAGATGAGCAAGCTCTACCAGCGCCGTCGTGACCTGGTGATGGACGCCCTCGACTCCATCGGGCTGTCAGCACGCACCCCGAAGGGCACCATCTACGTGTGGGCTCGCATTCCCGAGGGGACGACATCTGCCGAGTATGCAGGACGCGTGCTTGACGAGGCCGGCGTCATCGTCGCCCCCGGCAGCGCATACGGACCCGACGGCGAAGGATACATCCGCATCTCGCTGGCAACGCCTGACGATCGTCTCGTCGAGGCCCTCGAGCGGATCAAGACCTCTCTCTAG
- a CDS encoding methyltransferase domain-containing protein, which produces MVTARSRFLAGSHYDPIAAAVVDALASSPSAGRPIADAGAGTGWLLSRVLDADSARCAGVALDLSKYAARRAAQAHPRILSVVADIWRPLPLASGVFDAVLNFFAPRNASEFARVLAPSGVVVAVTPLASHLCEVRTILPLLRIEPAKHERLAAVMADDFEMAVDHDVAFAMRLSHSDITDLVAMGPSSHHVDDAVIRESITGLPAEVEVTGAVRVSMFRKRNGS; this is translated from the coding sequence ATGGTCACCGCGCGATCGCGGTTCTTGGCGGGTTCACACTACGACCCCATCGCGGCCGCGGTCGTCGACGCCCTAGCGTCGTCACCAAGCGCAGGCCGTCCGATCGCAGATGCCGGGGCGGGCACCGGGTGGCTGCTCTCACGGGTGCTGGACGCGGACTCGGCGCGTTGCGCCGGTGTGGCACTCGACCTATCCAAGTACGCGGCGCGTCGGGCCGCCCAAGCGCACCCACGCATCCTGTCTGTGGTCGCAGACATCTGGAGACCCCTGCCGCTGGCCTCTGGGGTCTTCGACGCGGTGCTGAACTTCTTCGCCCCCAGGAACGCTTCTGAGTTCGCGCGTGTACTCGCCCCTTCGGGCGTCGTCGTCGCGGTGACGCCGCTGGCTTCGCATCTGTGTGAAGTGCGAACCATCCTACCGCTGCTGCGAATCGAGCCAGCAAAGCACGAGCGTCTGGCCGCGGTGATGGCCGACGATTTCGAGATGGCTGTGGATCATGACGTCGCCTTCGCGATGCGATTGAGTCACTCAGACATCACCGACCTGGTGGCTATGGGTCCGTCCTCGCACCATGTCGACGACGCGGTCATCCGAGAATCGATCACCGGACTGCCCGCCGAGGTCGAGGTCACCGGTGCGGTACGCGTCTCCATGTTTCGCAAGCGTAACGGCTCGTGA
- the dapF gene encoding diaminopimelate epimerase, translating into MDLNFTKMHGLGNDFIVIDDREGELELAPEAVEWFCDRNFGIGADGLMLVRPATTGEADFSWWFRNSDGSVAEMCGNGIRCFAKYVVDHGLVSAESRSVRVETDLGVYEVEIRRSDDGLVESATVDMGAPILRPADIPTTLSCEDPEDPVINCDLNTSTGPVSVSCISMGNPHCIIFVDDVETAPVYELGSEIEIDPAFPRKTNVEFVQILGDDRMRLRVWERGVGETLACGTGACAATVATALSCRGGRDATVELPGGELVIRWSEDGHVLMTGPAEEVFAGVLRIPEDD; encoded by the coding sequence GTGGATCTGAACTTCACGAAGATGCACGGGCTCGGCAACGATTTCATCGTCATCGACGACCGTGAGGGAGAACTCGAGCTGGCTCCTGAAGCGGTCGAGTGGTTCTGCGACAGGAACTTCGGCATCGGCGCTGACGGCCTCATGCTGGTGCGCCCGGCGACCACAGGAGAGGCGGACTTCTCGTGGTGGTTCCGAAACTCCGATGGATCCGTGGCGGAGATGTGCGGCAACGGGATTCGGTGCTTTGCCAAGTACGTGGTCGACCACGGCCTCGTCTCTGCTGAGTCACGCTCCGTCCGCGTCGAGACCGATCTGGGAGTCTATGAGGTCGAGATCAGGCGCTCGGATGACGGCCTTGTGGAGTCTGCCACCGTCGACATGGGGGCTCCCATCCTCCGTCCCGCCGATATTCCCACCACCTTGTCGTGCGAGGACCCTGAGGATCCGGTCATCAACTGCGATCTGAACACCTCGACGGGGCCAGTTTCCGTATCGTGCATCTCTATGGGCAACCCTCACTGCATCATCTTCGTCGATGATGTGGAGACCGCTCCCGTGTACGAGCTTGGATCCGAGATCGAGATTGATCCCGCGTTTCCCCGAAAGACCAACGTCGAGTTCGTCCAGATCCTTGGAGACGATCGCATGCGCCTGCGCGTGTGGGAGCGGGGAGTGGGGGAGACGCTTGCCTGTGGGACGGGTGCTTGCGCAGCGACGGTAGCCACCGCGCTGTCATGCCGGGGAGGACGGGACGCCACTGTGGAACTCCCCGGAGGCGAACTCGTTATCCGGTGGTCTGAAGACGGACATGTACTCATGACCGGGCCTGCGGAAGAGGTCTTCGCGGGAGTGCTCCGCATTCCCGAGGATGACTGA
- a CDS encoding SH3 domain-containing protein yields the protein MSAETLKYAKGIAAAVVLLVLVLTVRGWWSEYRDASSQAAQAGSGAASVDTTAPPPAQEGEDEAGDEAKPKPTTKPEAAAGTVVVLIDGLNFRTKPEADATPIRGLRKGEKLTLLSKRSGWYEVRSSDGSKGWVSSNPNYTEAKDK from the coding sequence GTGAGCGCAGAGACACTCAAGTACGCCAAGGGCATTGCTGCAGCAGTGGTTCTGCTTGTGCTTGTACTGACAGTACGCGGCTGGTGGAGTGAGTATCGCGACGCCAGCAGCCAGGCCGCGCAGGCTGGAAGCGGAGCCGCCTCTGTTGACACGACCGCCCCCCCGCCAGCGCAAGAAGGGGAGGACGAGGCTGGTGACGAGGCGAAGCCCAAGCCCACAACCAAACCGGAAGCCGCCGCCGGTACAGTCGTGGTGCTCATCGACGGGCTCAACTTCCGCACTAAGCCTGAGGCCGATGCCACGCCCATCCGCGGTCTGAGGAAGGGCGAGAAACTCACGCTGCTATCCAAGAGGTCCGGGTGGTACGAGGTTCGGTCTTCAGATGGCTCCAAGGGCTGGGTGTCATCGAACCCTAACTACACCGAGGCAAAGGACAAGTAA
- a CDS encoding NCS2 family permease, whose translation MEGFFKFSERGTDLKTEIIAGLTTFLTMAYIIFVNPGILSAAGVPFAGAATATALGAALMCIAMGVISNRPLALASGMGLNAVVTFSIIGFAQANVPWQVGMSVIFVEGILIFLLVLSGLRESIMNAIPLDLKRAIGVGIGLFITVIGLIEGGIITPNQATVVSLGDFTKPYVWVALIGLFAILAFMALGIKGDILWGILVATGAALLLNVTSLPKAIVANPDFSTFMAPFQQVEGGMAITQIFTPALLFAVFAVMLSDFFDTMGTVISVGEQAGFTDAEGNVPGVRNILLVDSAAAATGGLFGASSITTYIESAAGVAEGGRTGLTAIVAGVLFAIAAFFSPVVQMIGGGFAVVNTERFGSFLAAGFTVPDGTSFFSFPITAGALIIVGFLMMKGVREIDWNNLEDAFPAFMTIVGIPLTYNISWGIGLGFISYIVIKIFHGKVKDIHPLMWVAGLAFLGAFLQGPILSLITG comes from the coding sequence ATGGAGGGGTTCTTCAAGTTCTCTGAGCGCGGGACCGATCTCAAGACTGAGATCATCGCTGGCCTCACAACGTTTCTGACCATGGCCTACATCATCTTTGTGAACCCGGGCATCCTATCGGCCGCCGGGGTTCCGTTCGCGGGTGCCGCAACAGCTACGGCGTTGGGTGCCGCACTCATGTGCATCGCCATGGGCGTCATCAGCAACCGGCCTTTGGCACTGGCCTCGGGTATGGGCCTGAACGCGGTGGTCACCTTTTCGATCATCGGGTTCGCACAGGCCAACGTACCGTGGCAGGTGGGCATGTCGGTCATCTTCGTCGAAGGTATCCTGATTTTCCTGCTGGTACTGTCCGGGCTTCGTGAGTCGATCATGAACGCGATTCCACTCGACCTGAAGCGTGCCATCGGTGTGGGAATCGGCCTCTTCATCACGGTCATAGGCCTCATTGAGGGCGGAATCATCACCCCGAACCAGGCTACGGTTGTCTCCTTGGGTGACTTCACCAAGCCCTACGTCTGGGTGGCCCTTATCGGACTGTTCGCCATCCTCGCGTTCATGGCGCTCGGCATCAAGGGCGACATCCTGTGGGGCATCTTGGTTGCGACGGGCGCCGCGTTGCTGCTCAACGTCACCTCGCTGCCAAAGGCCATTGTCGCCAACCCTGACTTCTCCACGTTCATGGCGCCCTTCCAGCAGGTAGAGGGCGGAATGGCCATCACCCAGATCTTCACTCCGGCCCTGTTGTTCGCGGTGTTCGCGGTCATGCTGTCCGACTTCTTCGACACCATGGGTACCGTGATCTCAGTGGGCGAGCAGGCCGGATTCACTGACGCCGAGGGCAACGTCCCCGGTGTTCGCAACATTCTGTTGGTGGACTCAGCGGCCGCCGCCACCGGTGGCCTGTTCGGCGCCAGCTCGATCACGACCTACATCGAGTCGGCTGCTGGCGTGGCTGAGGGCGGTCGTACTGGCCTGACCGCCATCGTTGCGGGCGTGCTCTTCGCGATTGCGGCGTTCTTCTCGCCCGTCGTTCAGATGATCGGTGGGGGATTCGCGGTCGTCAACACCGAACGGTTCGGGAGCTTCCTCGCTGCTGGCTTCACCGTGCCCGATGGCACCAGTTTCTTCTCGTTCCCGATCACAGCGGGCGCGCTCATCATCGTCGGCTTCCTCATGATGAAGGGTGTTCGCGAAATCGACTGGAACAACCTTGAGGACGCGTTCCCCGCATTCATGACGATCGTCGGTATTCCGCTGACGTACAACATCAGCTGGGGCATCGGCCTGGGCTTCATCAGCTACATCGTCATCAAGATCTTCCACGGCAAGGTCAAGGATATCCACCCGCTTATGTGGGTGGCGGGTCTAGCTTTCCTCGGCGCGTTCCTTCAGGGGCCGATCCTCAGCCTCATCACCGGCTAA
- a CDS encoding solute carrier family 23 protein, whose amino-acid sequence MPLSRAIPLSLQHLMAMFGATVLVPILTGLDPGVGLMTSGIGTILYLICVRNKIPSYLGSSFAFIAPIIAVGGGPGGKNIPAALGGLVVAGVVYMVVAAVVKAFGTGWLNRLLPPALVGSIVVVIGLGLSAVAVKMSMFPFADPTQGFDPKLIAVATITLAAAIVFSSFFKGFLKTIPVLMGIVVGYLVSIPLGLVSFEGIQSASWIGLPTLTFPVFELDAILIIAPVAVVVIIEHIGHLLVINEITGKDFTPMLPESLFGDGLATAISGAVGGTPSTTYAENIGVMAVTRVYATQMFWFAGAFAIVIGGFVPKFNAAISSIPTAVMGGISLLLFGLIASSGIRLLANSGIDFSHSRNLILSSVVLVIGIGMETGGFAIPLGKYTVPGMALAAFVGILLNLVLPKESTGLAVDSPAFVAEVQAEAAEAADARA is encoded by the coding sequence ATGCCGCTATCGCGCGCAATCCCGCTCTCGCTTCAGCACCTGATGGCCATGTTCGGCGCGACCGTTCTCGTCCCGATTCTCACGGGCCTGGACCCCGGCGTAGGACTGATGACCTCGGGCATCGGGACTATCCTGTACTTGATCTGCGTCCGCAACAAGATTCCGAGCTACCTAGGCTCGAGCTTCGCCTTCATCGCTCCGATCATCGCAGTCGGTGGCGGACCAGGTGGCAAGAATATACCGGCTGCGCTCGGTGGACTTGTTGTCGCCGGCGTTGTCTACATGGTCGTGGCAGCCGTAGTCAAAGCATTTGGAACCGGCTGGCTCAACAGACTGCTTCCACCGGCACTCGTGGGCTCGATCGTCGTAGTCATCGGACTAGGGCTGTCGGCCGTGGCGGTGAAGATGTCCATGTTCCCGTTTGCGGACCCGACTCAGGGCTTCGATCCCAAGCTCATCGCTGTGGCCACGATCACCCTGGCTGCAGCCATCGTGTTCTCAAGCTTCTTCAAAGGCTTTCTCAAGACGATACCGGTGCTCATGGGCATCGTCGTCGGCTACCTTGTGTCCATTCCGCTCGGCCTCGTCAGCTTTGAAGGTATCCAGAGCGCCTCATGGATCGGGCTGCCCACGCTGACGTTCCCGGTCTTCGAGCTTGACGCGATACTCATCATCGCCCCAGTGGCGGTCGTGGTCATCATCGAGCACATCGGGCACCTTCTGGTCATCAACGAGATCACGGGCAAGGACTTCACCCCGATGCTTCCCGAGTCGCTGTTCGGCGACGGCCTGGCGACCGCGATCTCGGGCGCCGTCGGCGGCACTCCGTCGACCACGTACGCTGAGAACATCGGCGTCATGGCCGTTACTCGCGTCTACGCGACTCAGATGTTCTGGTTCGCCGGTGCGTTCGCCATTGTCATCGGCGGCTTCGTGCCGAAGTTCAACGCGGCGATCAGCTCGATTCCCACGGCGGTCATGGGCGGGATCTCGCTGCTCCTGTTCGGCTTGATCGCTTCCAGCGGAATCCGCCTGCTGGCCAACAGTGGTATCGATTTCAGCCACAGCCGGAATCTGATTCTCTCAAGTGTGGTACTGGTCATCGGCATCGGCATGGAGACTGGCGGGTTCGCCATTCCGCTGGGCAAGTACACCGTTCCGGGTATGGCACTCGCTGCCTTCGTCGGAATCCTGCTCAATCTGGTACTACCCAAGGAGAGCACAGGCCTGGCCGTCGACTCGCCGGCCTTCGTCGCCGAAGTGCAGGCTGAGGCTGCAGAGGCGGCAGACGCACGAGCGTAG
- a CDS encoding NUDIX hydrolase codes for MAAPAPSGPRIRVAAAILIDDRLVLVRHRAARASYHLLPGGGVGYRETLEDALVREVEEETGLAVTLGEPLLISDTIDPSGPRHVVNITFSATVVGGAITDRPSDAQVEAVELVRLDALTGLDLRPPIAGQLRAMLSGQSVEPTRYLGSLFTTGS; via the coding sequence TTGGCAGCACCGGCACCTAGCGGTCCTCGCATTCGTGTGGCCGCGGCCATCCTGATCGACGATCGCCTCGTCCTCGTGCGACATCGTGCAGCACGCGCCTCCTACCACCTGCTTCCCGGTGGGGGCGTTGGCTATCGAGAGACCCTTGAAGACGCGCTCGTGCGTGAAGTCGAGGAAGAGACCGGCCTGGCGGTCACGCTCGGTGAACCGCTGCTGATCTCCGACACGATAGACCCCAGCGGTCCACGCCACGTCGTCAACATCACGTTCTCTGCCACTGTCGTCGGCGGCGCCATCACGGACCGACCATCTGACGCACAGGTAGAAGCGGTGGAACTGGTCCGGCTTGATGCGCTCACCGGTCTAGACCTGAGGCCGCCAATCGCCGGCCAGCTACGGGCGATGCTCAGCGGACAGAGCGTTGAACCCACGCGCTATTTGGGCTCACTGTTCACGACCGGGTCGTGA
- the nrdR gene encoding transcriptional regulator NrdR, with the protein MRCPFCGHGETKVVDSRTSESQDAIRRRRECLECTERFTTYERREEMPLMVLKKDGAPEPFDRAKLMRGLFVATAKRGVTPDELEFLIDDIESELHNSFRYEVDSLTLGDMVLQRLLVLDKVAYVRFASVYKEFQDLDEFTRELKGLA; encoded by the coding sequence GTGCGTTGTCCCTTCTGTGGACATGGTGAGACCAAAGTCGTCGACTCTCGTACCTCGGAGTCGCAAGACGCCATCAGGAGACGGCGCGAATGCCTCGAATGCACGGAGCGGTTCACCACCTATGAGCGTCGCGAAGAGATGCCTCTCATGGTGCTGAAGAAGGATGGTGCACCTGAACCGTTCGACCGAGCCAAGCTCATGCGCGGCCTGTTCGTTGCTACCGCCAAACGCGGTGTCACTCCCGATGAACTCGAATTCCTGATAGACGACATCGAGTCTGAACTTCACAACTCGTTTCGCTATGAGGTAGACAGCCTCACATTGGGTGACATGGTCCTTCAGCGCCTGCTCGTGCTCGACAAGGTCGCCTACGTGCGCTTCGCGTCAGTCTACAAGGAGTTCCAGGACCTCGATGAGTTCACTCGAGAGCTCAAGGGACTCGCCTAG
- the hflX gene encoding GTPase HflX encodes MTKNRTYPHTGEEHDAERERAILVGIDRNSADWPLEESLAELTRLAHTAGADVVGTLTQRMDRPHPRTFIGSGKAEEVAALAASQRATAVIFDDDLSPSQQANLEGILPDVKVLDRTQLILDIFALHAESREGKLQVELAQLEYLLPRLRGMWGHLTRERLGGGRGTRFGAGESQLEVDRRLARRRISELKRELRAVSGERELQRKRRARSGVFRVALVGYTNAGKSTLLNALTNADVLAYDMLFATLDSTTRRLEIPDGREITITDTVGFIHKLPHGLVEAFKSTLDEVNEADLLLQVTDAGAPQRDAQMQSVREVLQEIDAHTRPSVVVFNKIDTLSDEERVALARRHPTAVYCSALNVEGVDGVIDRIADEAARDSVTLTLVVPYTRGEMVRLAHERAQILSERHGEDGTQLVLRVPPVLAPRFEEFRVAPADEDG; translated from the coding sequence GTGACCAAGAACAGGACGTACCCGCATACCGGCGAAGAGCACGACGCGGAACGAGAGCGCGCGATTCTGGTCGGCATCGATCGCAACTCCGCCGACTGGCCGCTCGAGGAGTCGCTCGCTGAGCTCACGCGCCTGGCGCACACTGCCGGCGCCGACGTGGTCGGCACCCTGACTCAACGCATGGACCGCCCGCACCCGCGCACGTTCATCGGAAGCGGCAAGGCCGAAGAGGTGGCGGCGTTGGCGGCGAGCCAACGCGCCACGGCCGTCATCTTCGACGATGACCTCAGCCCGAGCCAGCAGGCCAATCTCGAAGGTATCCTTCCTGATGTCAAGGTGCTCGACCGTACGCAGCTGATCCTCGACATCTTCGCGCTGCACGCCGAGAGCCGCGAGGGGAAGCTCCAGGTGGAGCTTGCGCAGCTCGAATACCTTCTTCCGCGCCTGCGCGGCATGTGGGGGCACCTGACGCGAGAGCGTCTGGGAGGCGGACGCGGGACACGATTCGGCGCAGGTGAGTCGCAGCTGGAAGTGGACCGCCGTCTGGCCCGAAGGCGCATCTCCGAACTCAAGCGTGAGCTCCGTGCCGTCTCCGGCGAACGCGAGCTGCAGCGCAAGCGTCGAGCTCGCTCAGGCGTCTTTCGTGTGGCACTCGTGGGTTACACGAACGCCGGAAAATCGACGCTCCTCAACGCGCTCACGAACGCCGACGTGCTCGCGTATGACATGCTGTTCGCCACACTCGACTCGACGACGCGGCGCCTCGAGATACCGGACGGTCGTGAGATCACGATCACCGATACGGTCGGGTTCATTCACAAGCTGCCACACGGTTTGGTCGAGGCTTTCAAATCCACACTCGACGAGGTCAATGAGGCAGACCTGCTTCTCCAGGTCACCGACGCGGGCGCGCCACAACGTGATGCCCAGATGCAGTCCGTGCGCGAGGTCTTGCAGGAGATCGACGCGCACACACGTCCGAGCGTTGTGGTGTTCAACAAGATCGACACGCTGTCAGACGAGGAGCGCGTGGCGCTAGCCAGACGCCATCCCACCGCGGTCTATTGCTCGGCGCTCAACGTCGAGGGCGTGGACGGCGTGATCGATCGCATCGCCGACGAGGCGGCGCGCGACAGCGTCACGCTCACCTTGGTCGTGCCCTACACGCGCGGTGAGATGGTTCGGCTCGCGCACGAACGAGCCCAGATACTGTCCGAGCGTCACGGCGAGGATGGCACCCAGCTTGTCCTGCGGGTGCCGCCGGTTCTAGCTCCGCGCTTCGAGGAGTTCCGGGTTGCCCCAGCCGACGAAGACGGCTAG
- a CDS encoding LysM peptidoglycan-binding domain-containing protein, translating to MDRRRHSDRSPRARAVPVLNRDVAVATVMIALLIAAVLASKSPTVDFATTSSVTVQPGDTLWSLASAHPVRGLDTAQCASAIASLNQMSGSALIAGSVVHVPSSVSPGAAVAMR from the coding sequence ATGGACCGGAGACGTCACTCTGACCGGAGCCCCCGAGCGCGGGCGGTGCCCGTGCTGAATCGCGATGTGGCCGTGGCGACTGTCATGATCGCTCTGCTTATCGCCGCCGTGCTGGCATCGAAGTCTCCAACCGTTGACTTTGCGACGACTTCATCGGTGACCGTCCAGCCTGGCGATACCCTGTGGAGCCTAGCTAGCGCTCACCCTGTGCGAGGTCTCGATACCGCACAGTGCGCCAGCGCGATCGCCTCGCTCAATCAGATGTCCGGCTCGGCACTGATCGCCGGGAGCGTCGTACACGTCCCGTCGTCTGTCTCACCCGGAGCGGCTGTGGCCATGCGTTAG
- the dut gene encoding dUTP diphosphatase, with protein sequence MDLPIRLLDSGLPMPAYAHEGDAGLDLFAAHDTCIEPGERVLIGTGVAVAIPEGYAGFVQPRSGLALRSGLSFVNTPGLIDSHYRGEIKLIAVNLDPVDSIRVTRGQKVAQLVVQPVVRVVPVQVTALDPTTRGEGGFGSTGT encoded by the coding sequence ATGGACCTCCCCATCCGTCTCCTCGACAGTGGACTCCCGATGCCCGCGTACGCGCACGAGGGCGACGCTGGACTCGATCTCTTCGCAGCTCACGACACCTGTATCGAGCCGGGCGAACGCGTGTTGATCGGAACCGGGGTCGCTGTCGCTATACCTGAAGGTTATGCCGGTTTCGTCCAACCGCGCAGCGGTCTCGCCCTGCGCTCGGGGCTCTCGTTCGTGAACACGCCGGGCCTCATCGACAGTCACTACCGCGGCGAGATAAAGCTGATTGCGGTCAACCTCGATCCGGTGGATTCGATTCGAGTCACCAGAGGCCAGAAGGTCGCACAGCTTGTGGTGCAGCCCGTGGTTCGGGTCGTTCCGGTCCAGGTCACGGCCCTCGACCCAACCACCAGAGGGGAGGGGGGCTTTGGCAGCACCGGCACCTAG